The DNA region ACACATACAAGCAATTGCACCAGTTGCGCCTCCAACTCCTCGGTATTGAGCGATTCCCGGCCCCCATTGGCTATGAAAACGATCTTGAGCGACACAAACCGCAGCAAATTAGCGAAATTCCCCCGATTCGCCCCGACAATGTACTGCAGGTCGAGCGGCGAGATCTTCGAGTTAAGCAATTCCATAGTCAGCCCATTACCCGCCGAGATGAAGTCCAGGTAAAATTGTTCAAACATGTTGTCCGCATGCTGCTGCCGGGGCTCTCGATTCAAATAAGCTGCCATCAGCTGCGTTTCGTCCACGTCCGAACGAAACAGCGGGATGGCGGCACTTCTGCTTCCCGCCTTCGCTGCTGCTCCGCCGACAGCGGGTTCTGCTCGAGCCAGCTTGAACACATGGTCCCGATACAGAGCACCCAAGCGAGAGTCTGTGTTGCCCATTGAATAAGCGCCCAACTGTGTTTGTTAGCTTCAAACAGGCCACAAAAGCTCCCTAATCTCTCTTTGTACCGCAGAAAATTATACACAAAAACCGTAGACATacaaaaagaagatccCCAGAGATCGTTACCCTGTCTTTTCGAACATTACACAAAAACTTCTTACTCTAAAAATCGACCTGTTCCCAATTTCTCTTGTTAGCCCCACCGTGGAACATGGCATCGAGATCTCCGGCCCCTAGCTTGTTCCGCAGCATGTCGTCATCGATCATGCTAAGTCTCTGGTCGAGACTGTCCTCCCACATCTCGAGCGACGAGCTGGAGCTCGACACGGTGCGCTGGTTCACCAGCATGGGTGCTGCCCGCGAAGCGGGCAGCGGCACTCTCTTGTACTCTGGGATTGTTATCTGGGAGTTGTCCTGAACACAGGCTCGCTGTGAGGCACCCTGAGGCTGGGCTAGACCATTCTGTTGTGGCACCTGGTACCCCTGATCCACACTCTGTCTTATGCGCATCCCAATTGTGCCCAATTGCATCTGGCAGTCATATTGCTCGTCTTGCGACGAGATCGGTATGTGCAAAGGTCTCTTGACTGGCGAAACGGTCTCCACAGTCATTCTCTTGTACGTTGCTTCTATTGGCGGTCCGCCGCTGCACGGGCCACCGGTCCAAACTCCCAGCGCTATATATACGACCGCCCTCTGGGTGGCAGCTAGAAGCCGGCGCCCACACACCCACTGTTTACACAACAAAGGGTGCGTGGGTGTAGCAGAGAGCTCCATTTCCATTACCCGGACTTGAGCCCCTCGATTAGTTACCCGGCGTGCGGCAGCCACAAGGCGTGCCGCTATGTACAAGTTACCGCGAACGCTCCGCCAAGGGCAGGCCCAAGAGACCCGCAGCACATATATAAGAGAGCAGAGCGACTCGAACCACAGGCGCTCTCTCCGACGCTCCCCAGAAACCTACAACAATGGATTATTCTACTGCTGCTACATCCAAACTGAGTTCCGCGGAAACTGTCGACTGGGAACAAAAATACTCTGCACATAACTACCATCCACTCCCCGTGGTGTTCCACCGTGCCAAGGGAGCCCACGTCTGGGACCCTGAAGGCCGCGAGTATCTCGACTTCCTCTCCGCGTACTCTGCGGTCAATCAGGGCCACTGCCACCCGCGCATAGTTCAGGCGCTTATCGACCAAGCGCAAACTCTGACGCTGTCGTCACGCGCGTTCTCGAACGATAGCTTTGCACGGTTCGCCCGCTACGTGACAGAGTACTTCGGCTATGAGATGGTGCTGCCCATGAACACTGGCGCCGAAGCGGTCGAGTCGGCGTTAAAGCTGGCCCGCCGCTGGGGCTAcgagacgaagaagatcccCGCGGGAGAGGCGATCGTTCTCGGCGCACAGGGAAACTTCCACGGACGCACATTCGGCGCCATTTCACTGTCCACGGACGAGGAGGATTCCCGCAAGAACTTCGGACCGTTCCTCCGCAACACAGCGGCCCGGAATCCGGAGTCCGGGCGTGAGATCCGGTACGGCGTCGCAGAAGACCTCGAAGAGGCCTTCAAGACGCACGGCGATCGCATCGCCGCGGTGATCCTCGAGCCGATCCAGGGCGAGGCCGGGATTGTCGTTCCACCTGCAGACTACCTGCCCCGCGTGCAGAAACTGTGCAGGGAGCACCGTGCGCTGTTTATCTGTGACGAGATCCAGACGGGGATCGGCCGCACAGGCAAGATGCTATGCTACGAGCACTCTCAGGGCGTGCGCCCAGACGTGGTGCTACTGGGGAAGGCGATCTCGGGCGGGGTGTACCCGGTGTCGTGCGTGCTTGCGTCGCGTGAAGTGATGCTCACGTTCACGCCCGGGTCGCATGGCTCGACGTACGGCGGGAATCCGCTAGCCGCCCAGGTGGCGATCGCGGCGCTGCAGGTCGTGCGCGATGAGAAGCTGGTAGACCGGGCACGTGACCTAGGTGATCTTTTGCAGGGCAAATTGCGGGAGCTGCAGCGGGAGTCGGACGGCGCCATCTCGGAAGTGCGCGGGCGCGGTCTGCTGACGGCGATCGTGATCGACCCTGCCAAGGCTAATGGACGTACCGCTTGGGACCTGTGTCTCTTGATGAAGGAGCATGGTGTGCTGGCCAAACCGACCCACGACCATATCATTAGACTGGCACCTCCGCTGGTGATCTCGGAAGAGGATCTGCTACGGGGCGTCGAGAGCATCAGATTGGCGTTGAAACAGTTACCGACAGCTCCAAGGAGCAACGGGCATTAGTGTGTGTAGCGTTTGTAACGGTTGAAGTGCTAGAAGCTGAGGTGTATGGGTTGAATTAGGCATCTTTTTAAAGTTGGGATATAATGAGTGGTCTTAACGGCTTGCATGGTGTATTCGATTGGTGTCTGCCAGAGCATCGATAGGATTGCATTAGCTATGAATTGCAGTGACCAGCAGGCGCCCGTGAGCGACTCTAGACGATCTTCCGATACGCAGCTGCGGGGACAATTGCAGGATTCGTCGAACACTCAGGCTCAGGAGGGTTGGGTCGTGGGACTGTTCAATTTCACCTGGGTGGTGAGCTACTTCCTCGTTGGGTCTACCGTTTTCATCACCAAATGGTCTGTTTATCTGGTGACGTTTTGTCTGTTGCATGTGCCGAGATGGATCTTCGTGGAGACGAGCAAGCTGCATTTGACCATTTCGTTCCCGACATTCCTCATCCTGGCGACGCTGACAGCGTACGTGATATATTGTGCTATGAAGGGGAACGTGTTTGCACAGTACAAGCGGTTGATCCCGGACGAGATCGGCGACAGTGGTTACACCGAGATGATTAACAAGAGCTcgagctcgaagaaaatcaGCAAGGAGAAGAGCTCTGACAGCAGACGGCTGTTCTTGGATGAGTCCAACGACAGCAGGTATGGCGCATCACACCTGGATCAGTTCCTGAGCGCGATCAAGATCTTTGGATATCTCGAGAAGCCGGTTTTCCATGATCTGACAAAGAACATGAGGACGCAGAAGCTCAACGAGGGTGAAATCCTATTGCTTGATGATTCTATAGGTTTTGCGATTGTTGTCGAGGGCACGTTGCAGATTTATCACAGAGTGGAGCAGGAAAGTTCCTTTGGGGAGCAGCTGAGCAAGAATGGTTCGCTGGACGAAACGCTCGAGCCGTTCAGGAGTTGCACTGTGGAGGAGCAAGAAGTACAAGACTACGATGATCTCTTAAACGGAGAACACGGCGATGGCTCTGCCTATATCCGTTTGAAGAACGGGCTGGGTAAGTTTCAGTTACTGAACACAATGAAACCAGGTAATCCCGTATCTTCCTTAGTCAACAttttgaaccttttcaCTTCCACTTACCAAGAATTTGATTGGAGAGAAGCGGCTAGCAGGTCTTCGTCGGTCGATGTCACCGTTTTCCAATCGGATTTCAATGGGTTTTCTGAGACTGCGGTCAATGATGTGACTCCGGTTTCGCCCCCCACCGCAGAAAGCTTGCCCACATCGGATTTGGGTAGCCGTAATACACCTCCAATACGCGTTACAAGAGTGATCGCCCGTGCGGCGACGGACTGTACCATTGCAATAATTCCTCCCCAGGCTTTCGCCAATTTAACTGCCAAATACCCCCGCTCGGCGTCTCACATCATCCAAATGATCCTCACCAGGTTGTATAGGGTTACATTCCAGACTGCGAACGACTATCTGGGTCTCACTAGAGAAATCATGAATATGGAAGTCGTACTCAACAGAAACGTTACCTTCGATTTACCCTTCTATTTGAAGGATGCAGTGATAAGACAAGTGAACGCTCAGTTATCAAGCGACGGCTTTGAAGGCAAAAGTGCTGTCAAGTCCGAATCCAAAAATATGGCCccctcttctttggagtCGCACCGTAAGGCTAAGAACCCCCCGGAGAGACCCCAATTACGATCTGCAGCGAATTATCAATCAAATTCGTCAGTGAGGGGATCGAGGCATGTTGT from Torulaspora globosa chromosome 3, complete sequence includes:
- the DIF1 gene encoding Dif1p (ancestral locus Anc_4.316) yields the protein MEMELSATPTHPLLCKQWVCGRRLLAATQRAVVYIALGVWTGGPCSGGPPIEATYKRMTVETVSPVKRPLHIPISSQDEQYDCQMQLGTIGMRIRQSVDQGYQVPQQNGLAQPQGASQRACVQDNSQITIPEYKRVPLPASRAAPMLVNQRTVSSSSSSLEMWEDSLDQRLSMIDDDMLRNKLGAGDLDAMFHGGANKRNWEQVDF
- the CAR2 gene encoding ornithine-oxo-acid transaminase (ancestral locus Anc_4.317), whose translation is MDYSTAATSKLSSAETVDWEQKYSAHNYHPLPVVFHRAKGAHVWDPEGREYLDFLSAYSAVNQGHCHPRIVQALIDQAQTLTLSSRAFSNDSFARFARYVTEYFGYEMVLPMNTGAEAVESALKLARRWGYETKKIPAGEAIVLGAQGNFHGRTFGAISLSTDEEDSRKNFGPFLRNTAARNPESGREIRYGVAEDLEEAFKTHGDRIAAVILEPIQGEAGIVVPPADYLPRVQKLCREHRALFICDEIQTGIGRTGKMLCYEHSQGVRPDVVLLGKAISGGVYPVSCVLASREVMLTFTPGSHGSTYGGNPLAAQVAIAALQVVRDEKLVDRARDLGDLLQGKLRELQRESDGAISEVRGRGLLTAIVIDPAKANGRTAWDLCLLMKEHGVLAKPTHDHIIRLAPPLVISEEDLLRGVESIRLALKQLPTAPRSNGH